In Chiloscyllium punctatum isolate Juve2018m chromosome 26, sChiPun1.3, whole genome shotgun sequence, the sequence ATAATGCCTTCTCCCAAATCCTTCTTTTTGAAGCTTCATTGACACCTATCAGGTGTGACATTCCAGGCTCTTCCCGGAGTTTGAGGATAACCTACACACGCCTTGCAGGCAGTCACTGAATTCCATTGCTTGGAATTTTCAGAATTTACACTTGGTTTCATTTATTGTGTTGtagaaaaacacactgaaattTAAAGTTGAGTATGTCCATTGGATTTTTGGGGGTTTTGATCTGTTGTCATGACAGTGTGTTGTTGATTATTAGGTAATGTAAATTTCTTTTGCTTTAGCATTCAGACATCTGTGAATACATCTTGAGaaggagaaaaaagaagaaaaggagaAAACGTAAAAATTTCACAGAAGAGGAAGTTGGCTATCTGCTAGATGGAGTGAGGAAAATGGGAAATCATTGGAATTCCATACTTTGGTCCTACCCATTCCAGAAAGGAAGGACCAACGTCGATCTGTCACGCAAGTATCGGACATTGCAGGTGTGGAAAATGATGCATTTTGTGTTGCATGTAGATTGTGAGAATGTCCTCAGCCCAATAGGGAAAGGCCCATACTGTCTGTATAAGCAAGTGGACCATAgattcatgtctttttaaaatctctgccCAGATGTTATGATTACCGCTAATCTTTAGGACTCTCAATCCTGGGTGCTAACCAATAATCTGTCAGCAAGTTTGGATATCGAGGAGGTACAGGATTTAGCTTGTCCACAATGGAATCACATGTTAATGCACAGACCCTGATTCTCCACTTGTCTGAAGATGTTGAGGTTTAATTCAAGGTTTACCAACCATTCATTACTTTTCCTGTGCGCACTCAGATCTAGAGAATGTCATTAAGGTATTGCTGTTAACATAGCTCTATGCTGACTTGACCAGTGCAACATCAAATGAACTCCTGAACACCACACtcattttatatttttatattATAAAGGTTGAATCTTTCTTTTTAGTGTTTAATATTCAGATCATTTTCCAAattatcatacacacacacacagacacacacacacacatttttaaCACAAATGTGTGCAAGAAACTGTTAAAGGAACATTTGAAGGCTTGTGTGAATATATTAAGGGATTAACCACCATGGTAAGCAAACTTCAGAAATAAACTCCTGGTCAATCAATCCAGGTTTCACTGTGAACAGATCTTTCCACAGTTCCATCAGCTGGGACCATAACacggtgggcagcacggtgatacagtggttagcactgctgcttcacagcgccagagacccggattcaattcccgtctcatgcaaccgtctgtgtagagtttgcacattctccccgtgtctgcgtgggtttcctccgggtgctctggtttcctcccacagtccaaaaatgtgcaggttaggtgaattggctatgctaaattgcccgtagtgttaggtgaaggggtaaatgtaggggaatgggtctgggtgggttgctcttcggagggacggtgtggacttgttgggccgaagggcctgtttccacactaagtgaTCCAATCTAACACGCAAACTGTTCAATACATTAGCAGTTACTGACTTCTAGATCTTAAACAAGCAGAAGGGAATATGAAGGAAATGAACTTTGTAGAAAGTTGGTATAGCAGCATTATTGCACTGTGTCCATTCTCTGCCTCTGAAGGAAATGCTTCAGAAAGAGGATGAGgagaggaaaacaaaaaaaaaacccagctGCATTCTGTTCTAACATCGTTGTAATTGAGTTCTATTTTTCAGAAAGGAAACTCCCCAAGAAAGGTCTAAAGCTCAATGGAATGAAGATGGCTTCACATACAACAGTGATTTTAGGTTCAAGCAAGCACaaaatgtgctggagaaactctgcagatcTGGAATAGAGAGAAACCATTAACGTCGTGTCTGCTATCTGAGATCTTCAggagcctgctgagtttctccagcgttctCTGTTTAcgtttcagatctccagaatctgcaatgTTTTGTTTTAAGGAAGTCTTGATGAGATTTAGCCGTACAGATTGTAAAATGGTGAAGGAGTCTTGTTACTGCATAGAGACATTCTATAGTGAATCAGGAGCACAGCAGACTGTGGTGTCACCCTCAGTACTCCAAACTTAAACATGTCACATGATCTTTTCAATTACTATTCACTGACTTAATGTTGAAAAAATGTGTTAGCCATGTGACAAGAACAAGATAGCAATCTTCAGTATTCATGGTCTATACTTGAGCAGAAAGAATAACTAATGCTAAGGTTGCACATCCCAGAAAGATTCCAGTCTtttgaggttgggggggggggggaaggtatcataaattggggagtattccatgtTTATTTTGAATCTGTTCCAGTCACGATAATAAAATTGTTTTAGTAAACATTGTGTACTGGTGTTATCCCTCCCCTCAAGTGTAGTTTTAACTGTCGTTCTCAATGTTTAAAAACAACAGAGTAATATTACAAGCACACTAACAATGTTTATGGAATAACATCTTGGAGGTTGAATGCTATGCTTAGAATATTTCTGGCTTAGACCTTGTTGGAACCACTCACAGATCTACTTATAAATGGATATTCCCTCACAGGCTAACCAGAAACTCTCCAACCCCTGCCAATCATATCACTGAAGCGCAGTCAGTATGCTGAATATGATTGAATTTTGGGGGGGGCAAAGATTTGGAATGAATTAGCTTGTTCATTGCAAGCAGTCTTGGTATTCTGAAGCAACAGTGGTTGCGGCATTATGGCAACTTCAAGCCCCTCACTACAGAGCATGCTTGGATGGGGATTAAGACGGAGATAAAAGAGGAATCTGAGAGTTGAGACTTTGGAACTCTTTATCACAGACAGCTATGGGGCTCAGGTCCTTGTGTATGTTGAAGGTTGAGATAGATTCATGATCAGTTTGGAATTCAAAGGTTAGGGAGAAAGAGCAGGAACGTGGATGTGAGGAGTGTCAGATCAGTCACACTCCTAACAAATGGTGTAGCAGGCTCAAGAAACTGAATAAACTTATCTTGTTCCTTATAATCCTGTAATCTGTATTTTCTGTTTTGGTACAGAGCCATCATTCCAGTATTGCTAAACTAACCAATCTCAGAAAATAATGTGCGAGCTTAACATTGTACTATTTCTGCATGACCACGCAAGAAATTAATAAACCAGTCTAAACAATACCAGACATTTCTGAAAAAGTATTACTGCAGCAGTGAGTACTGAAATGTGCCTTCTACACATTTCAAATGAACTGTTAGGCCTTCGTCTCAAGAGTCCTCAGTCAACTGGGAATGGTTAAGGAAACTCGATATGTACTCCATATACAGTTTAAAGTAAATTGAATAGGGACTCCAAAATGAAGATGGAATCTATCACCATCTGTTCATAGAGAAACTGCAGACATTTCAGTTCCTTTTCAATTGGGCAAGATATACACTTTGTGACAGTAAAATGGATTAAGTTTTGGCTCGTGAACACCACAGACCACAAAACTGGATCAGGAGTGTGCTCCCATTTGTAGAAATTTGTAACTAGAAACCAACAGGTTAGGCAAGAAGAAATTCAGAAACCAGGAGTACTTGAAGTGAATAGATAcaaatcaaaaaggagaaaaactTAACGAAACAGCGAATAGATTTACAACAGCACATTGAAAAAGATAGCAGTTCAAAAGTGGAACAAACATCTGGATGGAGTGGTAGGGACAAATGGCCTACATAAAATTGTTAGCTTGCATTTAGGAGATGCCACTTGCTTGAGGAAGTGTTAGAGCCCTAACAGGGTTAGAGTACACATTGAATCTTCACCCAATACATGAACACTGTCCTTGCCACGTGAAAGGTGTGTGATCAGACTTCAAAGTCAGTCAGTAAAGAGCACAAGACATTCTGTAAAGATGTGCTCAGGAAACAGGTTTTAAATTGGGTGCCATTGTTTGTGCAAATGTTTAATAGCCAAGAATGTGTGCACAGACACGTATTTTCCTCTATTAACCCAACATCCCTACCAGAAGGTAGGACAATAATTAGATTGTTTATAGCTTTGGCATTTGTGGGTTGCTACTGTTGAGTCAAGTTTGGAtcaaaatgtcagtgtcaacCTTTACATGTTTCTTCTAGTGCCTGTATTTGCTATTTGTCAGAATTATTCTACAGCCTTATTTTTCACAATTACCACTAAAGGCTCCCTTTTAGGCAGTGCCCACCTTATTAAATCAACCCTAGACTCCTTTGTCACATATACACAAGCATATTTCCTGAAGGTTTAAAAAGGTCTCCAGTCATCTTTGTACATTTTAACCCAATATTTCCTGCAAGCTAATAATTTGATAATGGCTAAAGCTTTGTACTTCTGCCATCAAAAGTAATTTAAATCAGAGCAGGTAAAACAGCTGATCTTTGCTTGGATTAAGCAGTtacaaaatgcaaaaaaaaaactcatggaTGAGGCCATTATTTCAATAATATGGTAAAAGCCTTGTAGTGAACAGAATTGTAACTTCCCATTACTTAATGAACTCTAAAGCCAAATTTTTTTTTTTTGGCATTTTGAAATGCAAGTTACGAAAGCAAACAGATGCTGGAGGAACTAAACAGGTCTAAAACAGAAAAACAATGAAGTGGAGTGGAGGAACAAAAGCAGTTGTTTCCTCATCTTGTGGTAATGGCATTGCTGTTCTGCTGTCAAGCTGTATGTAGCAGGTTTCAGTAATTTTAAATGAAGGAAATGTAGCAacaaaaaaaatttttaaaattgCAGGGTTGTGGGGTGGAGGTGAGAACAACTAACTGGATAGCTATTTGACAAAACCAATGCCATTAATAGATCAAAAATCTATGTCTTTGACCTTCCTATTACAAAATATTTAAGTATATTCACTATTGTACAAGAGTTCCTTTATGCATTACATAGATACTGGGTTAATTTGAAATGACTTTATCATCTAGAGGTTACTTGATATTTTTCAAGAGGAACTGGGAGGTATTGTAACTAATTCTGTACTGAGGAAGTAATTGAGAAAGTTCACAAGGTTCTCAGGGGGAATTAATTGTTAGCATCCCAGTTcacgagcagaggagattgttcAAATGATGGACCATAAACCCAGCAGCTGGTAATGTAGCATTAAAGCCCACACAACCAATTTCCAAATGCCCTCAGTTTAAAAAGTCAACCATAGTCTCACCAGACTAGTCTATCTGCAAGGATCCCAGCCTTCTACCTCAAAAGGGGTCTTAAACAGGGAAGAGATTACACAAGCTTGAGAAAGTGCACAAAATATTCAATTTAATCCTTCCACCATGGAATAATCTCTGTACCAATAGGTATGCAGGTGGTAGAGCTGGTGTTATAGGGAAGGAGTAAAGCTGTTTGATTAGTGAAGACAGTCTTCATGTCTGTATTAAAACAGATGCAATAAATTGCCTTGGTCTTCAGTTTACACAGCTATTTTGAAGTGTTAAATTAGAACTAGAATGGGATAGTTGAGTGTTCAGGGTGACGAGGAACAAAGTGTTAACCCTGTCATTGTTATGACCAGTAAATTCTAGCATGGACCACTGGTAACAGAAAGATGACCTGCATTCCACTAAGgctttgcttctctctctctctctctctctcccacccccccccccccccccccccccaaaaaaaaacaccaGATCACTGTCAGGATTAATTACCAAATTCAAGATTAGAGAGTTTATCCTTGCCAATTAGAACCCATTTTATTGCAGTAACAAAGAAGGTGcaggggaaactcagcaggttcaaAAGGAGGAGTTTAATATTAGAGACCAGCACAGACTTTGAAAAGCCATACTGGACTCAACATGAATTCTGCTTCAGTGACTGCTGGGCCCACAAAGGCACCAGCATTTTTCAGATCCAGGTCTGCTTTATTAGGAGAAATGGCAAATTTTGCCAATGCAACTTCACAACTTAAAACAGAAAACTGGGTCAAGTATGATACATAATTTATTAAGTTTTCAAAGCACTGAAATTTTAAAACCTTCACATTATCCAATTAGTTACAACTGATCTTGCAAAACAGGTGGAGTTAAAGATTAGTTACCTCAACTATTCAAGTGTGCATCTCAAATCACTGTAGCATTTACATGCCTAAAAAAGTATTCATTTGACAGTTTGCATCCCAAGCACTCTTGGCACAAGGCTGGGTCTTCATTGATCTTTAGTCATCTgtaagataaatagatagatgATGGAACCAGTCAAATTCATATATACTGCAGGTTAAAAAAAAGTGTCCCCTACTTGCAGCACAGTTAAGCTCAGTCCTTCCTCAAATCAAACCAAGATGCTATTGGTTTGAATAAGATCCAAAATTCCACATCTTCCACTTTCCACAGGTGGTTTATTCAGTAATTAGTTCACTGCTTTGGATTCCCATTTCATGGTCACATCTACTCAGCCCTGAATCCAAGATTTGATCAGGTTCCTCTAGAGATCTATTTCCATCAACTTGCTCAATGGATTTACATTTTGTTGGGTCACTCTTCATATCACAATTCTTGCCTTGAAGATGCTCTTCAGCAGGTTCATTTTGACCATTCACTTCAACTTGGCTTATGGATTTGCTGAAATCTCCCACTTCAGTATCTAAAGGGGTCCCATTAGGAACAGGAGTCTCACCAAGGCAGGTCTTTTCACTCTGGTTTATCACACCATCCACCACTGGCCCATTTTCTGTAGAAACAGCAGCCTCTGTCTTGGTCATATCAGTTGGACCTTGTTCTCCAAGATCTGGAGAACCTCTGGATTCTGTGACAGGAAGCTCTGAAGTCTTACCTACTTCCACAATTTCTGGATCCAAAGACAATTCAGTAGAGTATGAAGTGGACTGTTTCTCAGGAAGCACTTCATTTTGGGGATCTGAATCAGTGGTGTCAAAAACATTTGTAGACTCCTTAGTGGTTAGTTCTGTATCCATTTCTACTTTCTCTTCCTGTGATGCTTCTGCACAGACAGTGAGCTTAATAGCTGGTATTTTCTCAGAACTGCTGTTAAGCAGGTCTACTTCTGCACTGTCTTGGCAGCTCTGTTCTGGAATTGGTTCACTCTTGGTTTCAGACACTTCCTTCTCTACATTTGGGCTAGCCCTGGGAGCACATTCCACTGCTGTGGAATCTGGAGATCTTGCTGGGATCACTTCCTTCCCAGTTACTGGAGTAATCAGCTCTGGAGCACATTCAGCCACCACAGAATCTGGTGATTTTGTGACTATGTGGAGTGTATTCTCTGGTGCATGGTCAGTATCAGAATCCTTTGGATCTACTGGAACTAAATCAGTCACACTTTCTGGTACACTGTTCTCCTTCAAAGTGTCTACAGATAGATTTCCAGAACCTTCCAGCACTTTGTCTTGATCTAACAACTCAGTAGTGAGCCCTTGAGCAGAACCATCTTGCAAATTGTCAGAATTCTCGACTGTTTCTGTTTTTAGATCAGCTACTATTTGGTCAGTGGTGAGAATAGACTCACTCACCAGCTTTTCCTGAACTTCATCCTTACTGCATGGTCCAAGAACATTTTTCTCTAGATCTGCACATTTGGCCATTTCATTCTTCAAAACAACATCAATAGCAGTTTCTTCTGTTATTTCAGACAATTTTGGTGTCTTGTCCTCATGTGGCACATTTTCAACTCCAGGCTCAGGCTTTCTCTCTAGGTCAGAGCTGTCAGCTGGTTCTTTCACAGCAGGTTGTTGGGAAAGACTATCCTGGGTTTTGGTCAACTCTTGCATAGACATCTCAGCAGTTTCTTCAGGAACTTGGCCAGTTTCTACTTTGGCATCTGGGCTCACACTAGAGGGAGATTGTGGACTGTCTTCCATGATTTttggtgcagcatggtcagagtgGAATCTCCCCTCAGTTGGCAGATTTGACACTTCAGTCACACTCCCTTCTGTGTCCAGAATTGGTTCCTCCTGGGCTTCTCCATCTGGGCTGCACACTGCCACCATATCACTTGGCTTCTCTTCACTAGGCACTGGCATATGAACTGCAGCACTGGAGACAATACCCGGCATTGAGCTCTCAACCTCAGCTTTTGTTAGATGCTCCTCCTGGCTCAGTTCTTCTGTTGCTTTTACAGAATTTGTAAAGGTTGCACTCTCTTGTGCCTCTGAAGAATGTACTGCCTCATTATCCTGAGGATCAATGCCTGCTTTGCTTTCAATGGTCACGGTGGTCAGGTCAGTTTGGTTTCCTGCAGTGGTTTCACCAGTTGTTTTGGGGGCCTCATCTGGTTGCTGGTCAGGCAGCTCAG encodes:
- the LOC140496272 gene encoding uncharacterized protein, translated to MSRPGAHSLASGWSVWRSSLCCCRAPEPNADNDNMGGRLSRKKRGYNVNDPKDSKPATASTDQPEVKQDEPESRDVSKEQFKTPEAELPDQQPDEAPKTTGETTAGNQTDLTTVTIESKAGIDPQDNEAVHSSEAQESATFTNSVKATEELSQEEHLTKAEVESSMPGIVSSAAVHMPVPSEEKPSDMVAVCSPDGEAQEEPILDTEGSVTEVSNLPTEGRFHSDHAAPKIMEDSPQSPSSVSPDAKVETGQVPEETAEMSMQELTKTQDSLSQQPAVKEPADSSDLERKPEPGVENVPHEDKTPKLSEITEETAIDVVLKNEMAKCADLEKNVLGPCSKDEVQEKLVSESILTTDQIVADLKTETVENSDNLQDGSAQGLTTELLDQDKVLEGSGNLSVDTLKENSVPESVTDLVPVDPKDSDTDHAPENTLHIVTKSPDSVVAECAPELITPVTGKEVIPARSPDSTAVECAPRASPNVEKEVSETKSEPIPEQSCQDSAEVDLLNSSSEKIPAIKLTVCAEASQEEKVEMDTELTTKESTNVFDTTDSDPQNEVLPEKQSTSYSTELSLDPEIVEVGKTSELPVTESRGSPDLGEQGPTDMTKTEAAVSTENGPVVDGVINQSEKTCLGETPVPNGTPLDTEVGDFSKSISQVEVNGQNEPAEEHLQGKNCDMKSDPTKCKSIEQVDGNRSLEEPDQILDSGLSRCDHEMGIQSSELITE